Proteins encoded in a region of the Balaenoptera ricei isolate mBalRic1 chromosome 19, mBalRic1.hap2, whole genome shotgun sequence genome:
- the FTL gene encoding ferritin light chain isoform X1, protein MSSQIRQNYSTEVEAAVNRLVNMHLRASYTYLSLGFYFDRDDVALEGVGHFFRELAEEKHESAERLLKMQNQRGGRALFQDVQKPSQDEWGKTQDAMEAAINMEKNLNQALLDLHALGCARADPHLCDFLESHFLDEEVKLIKKMGDHLTNLHRLAGPQAGLGEYLFERLTLKHD, encoded by the exons ATGAGCTCCCAGATTCGTCAGAATTATTCCACCGAGGTGGAGGCCGCCGTCAACCGCCTGGTCAACATGCATCTGCGGGCCTCCTACACCTACCTCTCTCTG GGCTTCTATTTCGACCGCGACGATGTGGCTCTGGAGGGCGTGGGCCACTTTTTCCGCGAATTGGCCGAAGAGAAGCACGAGAGCGCCGAGCGTCTCTTGAAAATGCAAAACCAACGCGGCGGCCGCGCCCTCTTCCAGGACGTGCAG AAGCCATCTCAAGATGAGTGGGGTAAAACTCAGGACGCTATGGAAGCCGCCATTAACATGGAGAAGAACCTGAACCAGGCCCTTCTGGATCTGCATGCCCTGGGTTGTGCCCGCGCAGACCCCCAC CTCTGCGACTTCTTGGAGAGCCACTTCCTAGATGAGGAGGTGAAACTCATCAAGAAGATGGGTGACCACCTGACCAACCTCCACAGGCTGGCTggtccccaggctgggctgggcgaGTATCTCTTCGAAAGGCTCACCCTCAAGCACGACTAG
- the BAX gene encoding apoptosis regulator BAX isoform X2 yields the protein MDGSGEQPRGGGPTSSEQIMKTGALLLQGFIQDRAGRMGGETPELGLEQAPQDASTKKLSECLKRIGDELDSNMELQRMIAAVDTDSPREVFFRVAAEMFSDGNFNWGRVVALFYFASKLVLKALCTKVPQLIRTIMGWTLDFLRERLLGWIQDQGGWVRACPLAELLKCLMSLSPGRPPLLLWDTHVADSDHLRGRRAHCLAYHLEEDGLRPPAALDCVFSA from the exons ATGGACGGGTCCGGGGAGCAACCCAGAGGCGGGG gGCCCACCAGCTCTGAGCAGATCATGAAGACAGGGGCCCTTTTGCTTCAGGG TTTCATCCAGGATCGAGCAGGGCGAATGGGGGGAGAGACACCCGAGCTGGGCCTGGAGCAGGCGCCCCAGGATGCATCCACCAAGAAGCTGAGCGAGTGTCTCAAGCGCATTGGAGATGAACTGGACAGTAACATGGAGCTGCAGAG GATGATCGCGGCCGTGGACACAGACTCCCCCCGAGAGGTCTTTTTCCGAGTGGCGGCTGAAATGTTTTCTGACGGCAACTTCAACTGGGGCCGGGTTGTCGCCCTTTTCTACTTTGCCAGCAAACTGGTGCTCAAG GCCCTGTGCACCAAGGTGCCCCAGCTGATCAGGACCATCATGGGCTGGACACTGGACTTCCTTCGAGAGCGGCTGCTGGGCTGGATCCAGGACCAGGGTGGTTGGGTGAG GGCCTGCCCCTTGGCTGAGCTGCTGAAGTGCCTCATGTCCCTATCCCCAGGACGGCCTCCTCTCCTACTTTGGGACACCCACGTGGCAGACAGTGACCATCTTCGTGGCCGGCGTGCTCACTGCCTCGCTTACCATCTGGAAGAAGATGGGCTGAGGCCACCAGCGGCCTTGGACTGTGTCTTTTCTGCATAA
- the BAX gene encoding apoptosis regulator BAX isoform X1 gives MDGSGEQPRGGGPTSSEQIMKTGALLLQGFIQDRAGRMGGETPELGLEQAPQDASTKKLSECLKRIGDELDSNMELQRMIAAVDTDSPREVFFRVAAEMFSDGNFNWGRVVALFYFASKLVLKALCTKVPQLIRTIMGWTLDFLRERLLGWIQDQGGWDGLLSYFGTPTWQTVTIFVAGVLTASLTIWKKMG, from the exons ATGGACGGGTCCGGGGAGCAACCCAGAGGCGGGG gGCCCACCAGCTCTGAGCAGATCATGAAGACAGGGGCCCTTTTGCTTCAGGG TTTCATCCAGGATCGAGCAGGGCGAATGGGGGGAGAGACACCCGAGCTGGGCCTGGAGCAGGCGCCCCAGGATGCATCCACCAAGAAGCTGAGCGAGTGTCTCAAGCGCATTGGAGATGAACTGGACAGTAACATGGAGCTGCAGAG GATGATCGCGGCCGTGGACACAGACTCCCCCCGAGAGGTCTTTTTCCGAGTGGCGGCTGAAATGTTTTCTGACGGCAACTTCAACTGGGGCCGGGTTGTCGCCCTTTTCTACTTTGCCAGCAAACTGGTGCTCAAG GCCCTGTGCACCAAGGTGCCCCAGCTGATCAGGACCATCATGGGCTGGACACTGGACTTCCTTCGAGAGCGGCTGCTGGGCTGGATCCAGGACCAGGGTGGTTGG GACGGCCTCCTCTCCTACTTTGGGACACCCACGTGGCAGACAGTGACCATCTTCGTGGCCGGCGTGCTCACTGCCTCGCTTACCATCTGGAAGAAGATGGGCTGA
- the FTL gene encoding ferritin light chain isoform X2 — protein sequence MSSQIRQNYSTEVEAAVNRLVNMHLRASYTYLSLGFYFDRDDVALEGVGHFFRELAEEKHESAERLLKMQNQRGGRALFQDVQKPSQDEWGKTQDAMEAAINMEKNLNQALLDLHALGCARADPHGQQALQIGRDHALCASFRGTGNQRPRAVSD from the exons ATGAGCTCCCAGATTCGTCAGAATTATTCCACCGAGGTGGAGGCCGCCGTCAACCGCCTGGTCAACATGCATCTGCGGGCCTCCTACACCTACCTCTCTCTG GGCTTCTATTTCGACCGCGACGATGTGGCTCTGGAGGGCGTGGGCCACTTTTTCCGCGAATTGGCCGAAGAGAAGCACGAGAGCGCCGAGCGTCTCTTGAAAATGCAAAACCAACGCGGCGGCCGCGCCCTCTTCCAGGACGTGCAG AAGCCATCTCAAGATGAGTGGGGTAAAACTCAGGACGCTATGGAAGCCGCCATTAACATGGAGAAGAACCTGAACCAGGCCCTTCTGGATCTGCATGCCCTGGGTTGTGCCCGCGCAGACCCCCAC GGACAGCAAGCGTTACAAATAGGAAGAGACCATGCCCTTTGCGCCAGCTTTCGAGGCACGGGGAATCAGAGACCCAGAGCCGTAAGTGACTGA